A single window of Ovis canadensis isolate MfBH-ARS-UI-01 breed Bighorn chromosome 17, ARS-UI_OviCan_v2, whole genome shotgun sequence DNA harbors:
- the YPEL1 gene encoding protein yippee-like 1 isoform X3, with translation MVKVTKSKTFQAYLPNCHRTYSCVHCRAHLANHDELISKSFQGSQGRAYLFNSVVNVGCGPAEERVLLTGLHAVADIYCENCKTTLGWKYEHAFESSQKYKEGKFIIELAHMVKDNGWE, from the exons ATGGTGAAGGTGACCAAGTCCAAAACTTTCCAAGCGTATCTGCCAAACTGCCACCGGACCTACAGCTGTGTCCACTGCAGGGCCCACCTGGCAAATCACGACGAGCTGATCTCCAAG TCCTTTCAGGGAAGTCAAGGACGAGCCTACCTTTTCAACTCAGT GGTGAACGTGGGCTGCGGCCCTGCGGAGGAGCGAGTCCTGCTCACCGGCCTGCACGCCGTGGCCGACATCTACTGCGAGAATTGCAAGACCACGCTCGGGTGGAAATAC gAGCACGCCTTTGAAAGCAGTCAGAAGTATAAGGAAGGGAAGTTCATCATCGAGCTTGCTCACATGGTCAAAGACAACGGCTGGGAGTAA
- the YPEL1 gene encoding protein yippee-like 1 isoform X1, giving the protein MPGFQSSFTTRLARPPARALPSSPPFTRLEVTQLLFLLGQVFHQKYLHPSFSRAALESTREAAVGCCSDRASAVLSCSPIPSKSRRSGGGGVPLTRAVWTEPRALRATTAAACVCQCCCCWRAQQSCSSSRASPELSQEGPAMVKVTKSKTFQAYLPNCHRTYSCVHCRAHLANHDELISKSFQGSQGRAYLFNSVVNVGCGPAEERVLLTGLHAVADIYCENCKTTLGWKYEHAFESSQKYKEGKFIIELAHMVKDNGWE; this is encoded by the exons ATGCCTGGGTTTCAATCTTCCTTCACTACCCGTCTTGCCCGTCCCCCGGCACGCGCCCTCCCTTCCTCACCTCCCTTCACACGTTTGGAAGTGACACAGCTACTCTTTTTGTTGGGACAGGTGTTTCATCAGAAGTACCTTCACCCTTCATTTAGCAGAGCGGCCCTTGAGTCCACACGCGAAGCTGCTGTTGGATGCTGCTCTGACCGCGCCTCCGCCGTGCTCTCTTGCTCGCCCATCCCGAGCAAGTCCCGGCGCTCCGGAG GTGGCGGCGTCCCTCTCACCCGAGCTGTGTGGACGGAGCCACGCGCCCTCCGAGCAACGACGGCTGCGGCGTGTGTGtgccagtgctgctgctgctggagagCCCAGCAGAGCTGCAGCTCCTCCCGCGCCAGCCCTGAGCTGAGCCAGGAGGGCCCCGCGATGGTGAAGGTGACCAAGTCCAAAACTTTCCAAGCGTATCTGCCAAACTGCCACCGGACCTACAGCTGTGTCCACTGCAGGGCCCACCTGGCAAATCACGACGAGCTGATCTCCAAG TCCTTTCAGGGAAGTCAAGGACGAGCCTACCTTTTCAACTCAGT GGTGAACGTGGGCTGCGGCCCTGCGGAGGAGCGAGTCCTGCTCACCGGCCTGCACGCCGTGGCCGACATCTACTGCGAGAATTGCAAGACCACGCTCGGGTGGAAATAC gAGCACGCCTTTGAAAGCAGTCAGAAGTATAAGGAAGGGAAGTTCATCATCGAGCTTGCTCACATGGTCAAAGACAACGGCTGGGAGTAA
- the YPEL1 gene encoding protein yippee-like 1 isoform X2: MVFHQKYLHPSFSRAALESTREAAVGCCSDRASAVLSCSPIPSKSRRSGGGGVPLTRAVWTEPRALRATTAAACVCQCCCCWRAQQSCSSSRASPELSQEGPAMVKVTKSKTFQAYLPNCHRTYSCVHCRAHLANHDELISKSFQGSQGRAYLFNSVVNVGCGPAEERVLLTGLHAVADIYCENCKTTLGWKYEHAFESSQKYKEGKFIIELAHMVKDNGWE; encoded by the exons ATG GTGTTTCATCAGAAGTACCTTCACCCTTCATTTAGCAGAGCGGCCCTTGAGTCCACACGCGAAGCTGCTGTTGGATGCTGCTCTGACCGCGCCTCCGCCGTGCTCTCTTGCTCGCCCATCCCGAGCAAGTCCCGGCGCTCCGGAG GTGGCGGCGTCCCTCTCACCCGAGCTGTGTGGACGGAGCCACGCGCCCTCCGAGCAACGACGGCTGCGGCGTGTGTGtgccagtgctgctgctgctggagagCCCAGCAGAGCTGCAGCTCCTCCCGCGCCAGCCCTGAGCTGAGCCAGGAGGGCCCCGCGATGGTGAAGGTGACCAAGTCCAAAACTTTCCAAGCGTATCTGCCAAACTGCCACCGGACCTACAGCTGTGTCCACTGCAGGGCCCACCTGGCAAATCACGACGAGCTGATCTCCAAG TCCTTTCAGGGAAGTCAAGGACGAGCCTACCTTTTCAACTCAGT GGTGAACGTGGGCTGCGGCCCTGCGGAGGAGCGAGTCCTGCTCACCGGCCTGCACGCCGTGGCCGACATCTACTGCGAGAATTGCAAGACCACGCTCGGGTGGAAATAC gAGCACGCCTTTGAAAGCAGTCAGAAGTATAAGGAAGGGAAGTTCATCATCGAGCTTGCTCACATGGTCAAAGACAACGGCTGGGAGTAA